The genomic interval GCGAAGCGCATGGCGGAGACGCAGGTTGGCATCTCCAAGTATCAGCTAGACTGCATGTCAACAGACGGCTGCGAGGGCACCTTCAGCAAGAGCCAGAAGGATTTGTTTCTCGACGGAAAGCTGACTGTGGCTCTTGATCGCATCGAGCAAGAGGCTGTCCTTCGCCTGGCTGGAATAGAATCACTCGAGACATGCCCCTTTTGCCCATATGCGGCCGAGTACCCGCCCGTCGAGGTGGATAAAGAGTTCAGATGCATCAGCGAGGAGTGCGGCCGTGTATCCTGCAGGCTTTGTCGGCTGGAGACGCACACGCCCAAGACTTGCCAAGAAGTTGCGCGGGAAAGTGGACATTCTGCTCGCCGTGAGATCGAGGAAGCAATGTCTGCCGCCATGATCCGGACCTGTAACAAATGTAAGGACCATCTGCCTCCACTTGGGGACATGGAGCTAACTCTGACTAGGCAAAACACCCTTCATCAAAGAGAACGGCTGCAACAAGATGACATGCACGAGGAAGGGCTGTGGCAACATACAATGTTACGTCTGTTCCAAGTCGTGTGATTACAGCCATTTCGACGAGCCCGCCCGCGGTGGGAAGCCCGGGAACTGCCGTCTTTTTGACGAAACCGAGGAACGCCACGCACGAGAAGTTCGCGAGGCCGAAGAAGTAGCTCGCAAGAAGGTGGCGGAGGCGAACCCTGAAGTCgattcctccctcctcgagaTCAAATTCTCCGACAAAGTCAAGCAAGACGAGGCCAAACGCGCAGCTGCCCAGATCCCTCAAAGAGGCGGCGTCTTTGGGCCCCGGAACCTACCCGTATATGTTCCCCCACGAATGCCAGCAATTGCCGTTCCGCCGAACCAGCCCAATGCACCAGTTCCTGCCGCACCAATGGCTCTCCGCCCCGACCAGGCGAACGAGTTGCAAAGACGGATGCAGGGACTGATTGGGTTGGACCTGGAGATTGGGATAGAGCCTCTGCCTGTTGAGGCTCACCGAAATGTGCAGATGGCAGTAATACTCCCGCCGGATCCCAACCGGGAAGCCCGAATgcaacaacagcaggcgCTGCTGCGCGCACAAATACAAGCGCAGCAAATACAGATGGAGCAGGCCCGGAACAACTTCCGGATACAACGCGAGCAGGCGGCTGCCCAGCTCAACCATGCACGAAACGTCCAACAAGAAGCGATCCAAAATATGCAACGGCAAGAATTCCAACTACAACAGCATATAGCGGATCACATGCACCGCTTTCCACAAGGGGTTGCTTTTCCTGCCGTTCCAAGACCTGCTCCCGGGCCTGTCCTGATGAACCCCGAGCATTTATTTGCGCCGGCTGGAGCGGCTGGACAGCTGTTCAATATTGGGAATCATGCGTATCATGAACCAAACGCCCATCACCCAGCTGCCGCGGTTGGCAACCCTCAACAGGCTGTTGCAGCTCCAAACCTGCCCCCGCACAGAGTCGCCAACGCGGCGAACAACAATAATGTTAATGATGGTGGACCAGCTCAGCAGCATGGGGATGGGCCAAGACCTCTGGCGAACGACGTAATCAACCTGACCGCGTCCCCACCAGCCCCGCGGGTGAATGGGAATGGTTACCGAGCAGAATTGTACAGTCCCCGATGGGGTCATGGGCCTCCACCTGTCCGCTGAAGACCAGGGACAGTCGTATTCTTGAGACGATACCATGACGCCTCCTTGGGGCTGTTTGGAGCCTgagccttctttttcttttgtcaggCTACGGATCAACTTTCTTCGCCTCGCCTTCCCTTCGGATTCACCTCTCAGTGGCGTTTTGCACCTGGCTTGGCTCATCCACCATTTCTGTTTATCATTCGACAGCCTTGGTCATCCATTTGGCGTGTGTTTGGGCTGGGTTTTGTCGGATTTGGGGAGTCTCGGGGGTTTGGGACGGGTTCAGCGCTGTGTTTTTTAATTTTCTTGATCGTTGCATATTTTTTGCTGGTTGGTCGATATGGGATTTTTCTttcgaggaagagaagaagtaCCTACACGAGGAAGGGAGAGAGCATTGCATGGATATTGTGATTATGCtaaggaaaagggggtattTAATGCGTTGGAATTTATTGTTTTTTATCCCAAGTCCTTTGCTCGACAAGCAAGAGAAGCGGAGGGGTGGGGGCGGGGCTATCTTGATTCGAGTATGATATGGGCAACAGGACTCTATTTGGGCGGGTTGGGGATTTGTGATcggttgggctggttggttCTTTGTATTTATTTTGCTTCTCTTCCAGCGGTTGGCTTCTTTAGGGAGGTAATCTGGCCTGGGAGTTTTTGTCGGATTTGGGATTTGGCTTGGGGGTTgctttgtgtgtgtgggtggggtggtggtatcggcggatggggagagcAGGAAGGACCGAGTTATATTGCTTCTCTGTCATGTCTGGGTTTGCCCAACAACAGACAGTACCTTGTCTTGGGCTTTCCTACTGCTAGACACTTCACAACCCTCACAACAAATAGCAACATGAGATAACATAGCATAAGACTCTCGACAGAACAACAAATCAttgattttattttttaaatgctttttttttctttgttgcGACATGTGACACccatctatctatctatttCCTCCCACTCGCAAACTTTTCGTGCCACTTTCCCCTCTTTTTGACCTCGggggcggcagcggtggtgggtACGGGGACGAGCTCGACGGTTTCGTGGAGCGTGGCTATGGCTTTTAGACCGCTGGTGTCTGTTGgttcgaggatgatgagggcgttggaggtgtttttttggcGGAGGGAGTAGGAttttgaggtggaggggacggagaggagggccgaggttggggagggagagattGTTAGTCTGGacagagaggggggaggttagCATGGGGGAatgaggcgggggaggagagggggagggaggcttACACAGGTGGGTTCTCCCCCTCTAGTAGCGCTACGAGGTCGGGTGGGAGTTCGATGAGTTTGTACCCTGCTACCGAGTCtgggtcggggagggagaagggcgagggcgCTGGTGGGTGGTAGAGGGGGACTGTggggtgggtttgttgggtTGACATTGCTGTGGTCTCTGGTTTCTCGGGTCTGAAGGTGTGGCGTTTTGTTTGTAGGGATGACGCGGAAACAAAACGAAAAAACAAGATGAATAGATGGGCTACTAGCGGCCtgtggaaaggaaaagggatGATGTCACGGTGGATAGGAGAATTAATCAAGGTTATCTTTGACAGACGCGTTGACGGGCGGGAAGACGCGTTTGACAGGTTGGGTGTTTaattggttttggtggggtaGAGTGGGGGCTCAAGAGGAGTGatgaccctaaccctgatCGCCGTCAATAGGTTGTGTAAGCGGACTTCCTTTCCTGGATGAAAACGACAGAAGCAGAATGctatgaagaagaaggaacagATCGAGTCCACCATATCCTTCCTTATTCATCTTCGTAAAACGGCACGGCGTGCTTCTTGTTCGCTTGATTTTGTCGACGTTTACTGACATCTTTGCACCACACCAAGGTTGAGCAAACAGCTACCGCTTTGCTTCGAACCAGCGTTGACTTGACCGTATTTGATTAGAGGAGAATCAGGCTATTCTCTAAGTGGTCAATATCTCGGTCACTAAGGACAAGACAAAGTAGTTATACGCGAGTTTAGGTCCTTGGCCTTTGGTTCAGAGCCTCGTTTTGCTTGCAGATGATCAGGCTGCAGGTACAATGGAAAATAACATAGGAAAAGTCGGTCAGCCGGAAATTGTAACGCATGCATGAAACCAATGGACTGAAGGTGTTCCTTAAAGTTCGCAGTACGTGCGACCCTTCTCCTGTCTGAGTCCCCAGAGTGTGTCCCGTCATTGAGGCTTTCTGCTTGTCTCGGGGTGTTGGTGTGATTCCCTCGTGTTTCTGGCGTCTAAGCGCTTCATGAAAAACCCCAATCACATTGCTAGACAGCTGGAAGAGTTCATATAAGACTGCTCGTTCACATTCGGCAGCTGGAATTTCAGTCTCCCCAAAACATTCACTGCACCCATTTTCTGACAGTACCTAGGTGACTCTGCTACTCTCGCAGGGTTTCCTTCTGCCCTTGAGCATTGTTCTCAAGAATCAACCCGCCCCTGGGGCTCTCGCTCGAAATCCCTCAGCCTCCCGATGATTAGTTTATTACGCCAAGGCGCAGATACAGACATTTGATATGGGTGACTGTTGTACCCAGCCCTCCCGCGACAAGGAGTATGAGGTTTATACCACCACTGCCAGGCCTGTTCGAAACAATCACCATGGCGGACACGTAAGTTGTCCTTCATTTTGTTCAAATATCGATCCTTCACACTAGCCCTTCCATGAAGGACGCACAATTTCCTGGCGCCAattgttgtgttgttttcATAGCGCCGATGTGGGATTAACCACGCTTATGTCTGTTGCTGCTCCCTCGGAAAGCCCTGCTGTACTCATGGATGCGAGCGACAGATTCAGTTGGCCTATGACTGACGACTTCTGTCATGAGATACcatgaaggagggggtttgttcgGAGGGGAAATATTGAGGCGTTAGATGGAGCACGGTTACGGAATCGACATTGTTAGCACCGGATGATACCATGGCAATTATAAATGGTGCTGATACTTTCAGTCTCCACTCTGTGCACCCACATTACCGGCCCTTATACTGACCTGTCCTTCCGGTTCCTGAGGCATGAAAGTAACCACCAACCATTCGTTCCGGTAGATGGCTTTCGTCGCAGACACCTCTCTAAATCATTGAAACTGTTCACTGGTAAGCTGGCTTCCGGCGTGGCTTTCAGTCGTCTTACCCCGTTCCAatctctcatcatccagaCAGCCTCTTGCTTGGTTTGCATCCCCAGCATCATATATGTAGATATCCGCTTTGCATATCAATGCCTGGGCCTCCGGAAACTTGTTACCCTGCcttgcctcctcccccagcacaTCTTGCCAGCTCTGCTAACAACTCATCGTATCCCTTTAATACACCTTCCCCGTTCATTTGGTGACTGAGTATGTCAGCGCGAGTTTTGAGAGCATTAAGGTAGTCAGGATAAGCCAAGGGTTTAATAACACTATCGTTTTGAATCATCGACTGTAAGCGCTCGCAACGGTCCCTCCAAAGCACCAGCACCTTATCAATCAGCACCAAAACCTCATTGGGCCTCGTCATGGCCCCATCAGGCCTTGTTGTCGCCGTAGTTTGACTCACTTGATACCCTATCATGCTTGTTGCTCCCGGCCAGGTTATGGTCCGTGGCAATCACATTGACATGTGTTTCCGGACGATGCAACACGTTGACTTGTTTGTCAAGGATCTCGCGGAGCTCGTCCACCGCGCGCCTCGGATTCATCAACCCGCCCTCATCGCTGAGCGCCGCTGCACGGCCCACTCTCATGGCGAGGGTTTTGCGATGTTCTTTGGTCAGCCTCTCCGCCGTTGTTTCAATCACGCTGTCAAACTATGACAGAGCTTCGTCAAACCTGCCCGGCATCCGGGACAGTATGGGGGCCTTGCCATGCTTTACATTCAACACCCGCTAGTCATTCTTCGCGCCTCTGTTAAACTGACCCCACTCCAAGATGGTCTTGTCGATCATCTTGAGGGCCTCAGGGAGTCTTTCCGCTTGGGTGCCGAGCACATTAGCGTGGCAGCTGGATATGTGTAGCTTGGTCTCTCTGTGTAGTAGCCCGTCAGCGGCGCTGCTGATTCTATCGAGGGCCTGTGCATAGAGGTTTTCGGCCTTGACGTAGTCTCCGCAGTCCCTGTAGGCCTTGCCTTGGTTGAGGAGAACAGTGCTTCTCAGCGCTGAACAAGATTCGCTTGTCGGGTTGTCATCGATCACGGATTCCGCCTCCTGGTAGTGCACCAAGGCTTCGTCGTACTCCCCTTTGTCACATTTGATCATGCTGAGACCAATGAGCGTTTGGACAGTCCTTTCTGCGGGCCCACCTCTGTCTTGACAGTATTGGTAACAAGATGCCATGCGCTCCTCGGCAACTTTCTGATTGCCGCGAAGAAAGCTAAGTTTGGCTGACTCAAATGCCAGAATCCATCTCTTGAACTCGGAGATGGGACTTGAAGTGGTACCGATCAGCCAGGCTCTCTCATGGAGTATCGATGAAGCATGTGGTAAAAGTCTGGAGCACGTATCGAAGCTGCTCGGCTcgcagaggaaggagggggtgctATAAGCCGTGAAGCAGCTTGTGGCCAGAGACAAAGCGAGGTCAAATGCTTCCTGACATGCTGCGGGATCTTCACTTTCCAGCCATTTGGTAGCAATGAGTGAAGTATATTGGTGGAGAGTATACGACCTGGTTGAGGGAACGCCAGGGCTCTCTTTACGTGATACCAGACCATAGGCCATCAAAATGCCTGGGTGGCCAAGATATGCCATGGTATGGAGTATCTTCGAAGCAATTGGACTTTGTCAGCGGATTGTTTTGAAGGACGAGACCCATGCTGTCGAATGTGAAGCCGTCGTGAGCCCTGAGTATCTCCAGATATCGGTTTATGGTCTTCGACTTTTCACCAATGTATGCCACCGCTTGGCAGATcgccaaggaaaagaagtcCAGCCCTTTTAGAAGAATATCGACACCTGACCGAAGCCTGGTCCTCCCAGACTCCCTTGTATCTTCCTGGATATCGATTGTGCTTTCTTCGCTATCCTCTGTTATGACAAGCTCCGGGATATCCTCAGCAGTCGCGAGTTTTCGAATCAGTTCTTGCGCATCGAGCCATTGCATCCTATTGGCATCAATAACGAACCCATTTAGAAGCAGTTTGGAGCTTATCAACGATCTATCACGAGAGGTAAATATGATGGTCCCCTTTCTTACTGGAAGGACATTGTGCAGCAGCTGTGGGAATAAGTCCAGTCTCCGCTCATCAAGCTGGTCCACAAACATTCTCCATGCTCCAGACTCCTCAGAGTCTAGCCAGTCTCTCGCTTTGAGACAAGCCTGAAGATTTCCTATGTTGTCAGACCCTTGCCCAAGGTGCGGCGCAATCTTGAAATAGGACATCATGAAATGCTCCTCTGAGGATCCGT from Podospora pseudoanserina strain CBS 124.78 chromosome 6, whole genome shotgun sequence carries:
- a CDS encoding hypothetical protein (EggNog:ENOG503Q375; COG:O), with protein sequence MGSAHSKQESSPDAREPPLKRDRLHRLRKSLRSHSHRRNLNEQNNEQTQPSDNINRPENDNNAVREMPPVRRSQGNVDPELSTEACMEAALNFFPDICPDYLRKTVESQKWTAQGIVGHILDQQESGKKYPKRVKSLKRKWEDTGEDGEEVLSKKMEAEPRFQGKTTEYMKSTREQGLKDDERAIASLEASASVLSPKARSFIFVALLVAAWSIKMTLGFLFFHPTLSPFITKSLLVAEFPDFKVKNIEQQFKLHDHRIYPAYLALWTELAQETSAWRKKSTTRPKMTLGDTVKMFSESADEGEKGAVEDFVVARQVCDIRAAKARAKKAEEDAEAANYAQAEADGTILECGCCFGDFPQNRMVHCNAETIHFFCRECAKRMAETQVGISKYQLDCMSTDGCEGTFSKSQKDLFLDGKLTVALDRIEQEAVLRLAGIESLETCPFCPYAAEYPPVEVDKEFRCISEECGRVSCRLCRLETHTPKTCQEVARESGHSARREIEEAMSAAMIRTCNKCKTPFIKENGCNKMTCTRKGCGNIQCYVCSKSCDYSHFDEPARGGKPGNCRLFDETEERHAREVREAEEVARKKVAEANPEVDSSLLEIKFSDKVKQDEAKRAAAQIPQRGGVFGPRNLPVYVPPRMPAIAVPPNQPNAPVPAAPMALRPDQANELQRRMQGLIGLDLEIGIEPLPVEAHRNVQMAVILPPDPNREARMQQQQALLRAQIQAQQIQMEQARNNFRIQREQAAAQLNHARNVQQEAIQNMQRQEFQLQQHIADHMHRFPQGVAFPAVPRPAPGPVLMNPEHLFAPAGAAGQLFNIGNHAYHEPNAHHPAAAVGNPQQAVAAPNLPPHRVANAANNNNVNDGGPAQQHGDGPRPLANDVINLTASPPAPRVNGNGYRAELYSPRWGHGPPPVR
- a CDS encoding hypothetical protein (COG:S; EggNog:ENOG503P8BC) encodes the protein MSTQQTHPTVPLYHPPAPSPFSLPDPDSVAGYKLIELPPDLVALLEGENPPVLTISPSPTSALLSVPSTSKSYSLRQKNTSNALIILEPTDTSGLKAIATLHETVELVPVPTTAAAPEVKKRGKWHEKFASGRK